The Nitrospira sp. sequence ACAGGCCGTCTGGATGTCTTCACCCGCGTCGTGACAGATCTCACCTCCGGCTTCGATGAAATCCGTGCCGGCTATCGAGGCCGGCTCTTCCTAGAGGTCGTCCCACGCTCGTTTGCCGTCAAAGTCCGCACGGGGCAGTCGCTGAACCAGATCCGGTTTGTGTGCGGCGAGGCCACGGTGCCGGACCGGACGCTTCGGGTGCTGCATCGAGACGCGCCATTGCTGTATCACAATACGGCATCCCATAAGGCCGTAAGCAGCCGAGACTTTCGTGTTGAGCGCGGCCTATTCCTCCGCATTGATCTCGCCGGAACGGATCAAGGAGACGCTCGTGTCATCGGTTACCGCGCAAAGAAAAATAGCCATGTCATTGATCTCGAGAAAGTCGGCCATTATGCTGCGACTGATTTTTGGGAACCGCTCCATCGCCATCGCCACGATAGCTTGTTATTGGAGCCGGAAGAGTTTTATATCCTTGCCTCGAAGGAGCGCATCCGTGTGCCGGCCGGCTATGCCGCCGAAATGGTGGCGTACGAAGCAGCCTGCGGAGAGCTACGGACTCACTATGCCGGTTTTTTCGATCCTGGCTTCGGCTATGGATCGAAGGGAGAGATCAAAGGTACACAGGTTGTGCTGGAAGTTCGCCCGCATGACGTGCCATTCTTGATCCATGATGGTCAGACCTTTTTCAAGGTCGTCTATGACAAGATGATGGGGATTCCGAAACAGCTCTACGGAACCCTGTTGGGATCATCCTATCAACAACAAACCTTGACACTCAGTAAGCATTTTAAAGTCTAGCCATGGCTCCGTCCGATCCGCCACGTCCTCAAGACGAGCCTCCGCACCCGTCGCGTCCGACCAAAGCGGGAGAGCAGGGAGGTGGGAACGAGCATCACATACACGTCATCGGCTTGATGGTCGGATCCGCGCTGATGTTTATCGGTTTTCTCAATGTGTTTCTGTCCATCAGCGGCGGCTTCGAAATCAATGTCATGCCGTTTCTCGTCTATTTCGGTGGCCTTGCGATCTGGGCCAATGCCGCCATCGAAACTCCGACTCTCCGCTATGGAACCATGGCCATTGCGATCGCCCTGGCCTTGGGCCTCGTTCAATACGGAGAAGTGCTCTTTTGGCACAAGCAGGTCCTCTTCTGGGTCACCATCATCATCGTCATGTATTTCATGTTCGTCGAGCCCAAGAAGCCCACGCCGTGACCTCCATGGTGACGATCTCCGTCATCATTCCGACTCTGAATGAAGAGAGGACCATTGGGCAAACACTTTCATCCCTACCGGTGTCTGAAATCCTCGAAGCCATCATTGTTGATGGAGGGAGCACCGATCAGACGATCTCGATTGCCGAAGTCTTTTGCGCGGAAGTATCAAACGTTCGTATCGTCACCGCTCCGGCAGGGCGGGCACGCCAAATGAACGAGGGGGCGAAGACCGGTCGAGGTGACATTCTGCTCTTCTTGCATGCCGACACGCTATTGCCGGCCGGAGCAACGCTGATGATCGAGGCGGCGCTCACCAGCCCGACGGTGGTGGGAGGCCGCTTCGATGTCACCTTCGACTCTCGTTCGGCCTTGGGAACCATGATCAGCACATTCATGAACTGGCGTTCTCGATTGAGCGGCATTGCCACGGGCGATCAGGCCCTGTTCGTACGCCGCCAGATCTTTGAACAGCTCGGAGGTTTCGCTGATATCCCACTGATGGAAGACATTGAATTCAGTCGGAGACTGAAGCGTACTGGACTGATGATGGCACTTCATCAAAAGGTCATCACATCGTTCCGCCGCTGGGAACAGCAGGGCCCCTGGAGGACGATCCTCTTGATGTGGACTCTGCGATTTTTGTATTGGATCGGGGTGAGTCCCCATCGCCTCAAGGATTTCTACACGGCAGTACGATAGGAAATGGGCGACCCAAAACCCAGCACTCAGCCCGCTTCGCCCGCTCAGCGAGGCGAGCACTCAGCCTTCAACACTGCATTGGTGATCTTCGCCAAAGCACCGATCCCAGGTCAGGTGAAGACGCGTCTCTGTCCGCCGCTGACTCCCGACGAAGCGGCCACGCTCCACGGCAGTTTCGTGATCGATACTTTGGAGCGAATAAAGGTGGCGGCCTCGAAACTGAAACTGCCGCTCGATCGCTATCTCGCCTGTGCACCGTCGGCAACCCATGTCTTCTTCAAGATCATGGAAGAGCGGCAGAGTGTGAAGCTGCTCGACCAAATCGGCGACAACCTCGGCGCGCGCATGAACCAGGC is a genomic window containing:
- a CDS encoding TIGR04283 family arsenosugar biosynthesis glycosyltransferase, with translation MVTISVIIPTLNEERTIGQTLSSLPVSEILEAIIVDGGSTDQTISIAEVFCAEVSNVRIVTAPAGRARQMNEGAKTGRGDILLFLHADTLLPAGATLMIEAALTSPTVVGGRFDVTFDSRSALGTMISTFMNWRSRLSGIATGDQALFVRRQIFEQLGGFADIPLMEDIEFSRRLKRTGLMMALHQKVITSFRRWEQQGPWRTILLMWTLRFLYWIGVSPHRLKDFYTAVR
- a CDS encoding 2'-deoxycytidine 5'-triphosphate deaminase, encoding MTTHSPRAGILPYQDIKRLIAARAISASPTVEDRQIQPASLDLRLGLKAYRLISSFLPELSAISSRLNVLDFYQSDLVMYEMDLTDGAILEKGHVYLVPLLEQLALPKTVRARANPKSTTGRLDVFTRVVTDLTSGFDEIRAGYRGRLFLEVVPRSFAVKVRTGQSLNQIRFVCGEATVPDRTLRVLHRDAPLLYHNTASHKAVSSRDFRVERGLFLRIDLAGTDQGDARVIGYRAKKNSHVIDLEKVGHYAATDFWEPLHRHRHDSLLLEPEEFYILASKERIRVPAGYAAEMVAYEAACGELRTHYAGFFDPGFGYGSKGEIKGTQVVLEVRPHDVPFLIHDGQTFFKVVYDKMMGIPKQLYGTLLGSSYQQQTLTLSKHFKV